The following proteins come from a genomic window of Streptomyces sp. GS7:
- the glgX gene encoding glycogen debranching protein GlgX has protein sequence MSSAPEQEAVAGEPLTAPADVRPGSPTPLGARCRTGPDGVAGTNFALWAGGAEAVELCLFDDEGQETRHPLTELTHEIWHGFLPGARPGQRYGYRVHGRWDPWTGARWNPAKLLLDPYARAVDGDFGTYTEAGPGGPALPAQLYGHARDWPQQQYADTVRDDRDSAPYVPKGVVVADGEGGDAWRDDRRPKTPWPDSVLYELHVRGFTMRHPGIPEELRGTYAGLAHPAALDHLTRLGVTAVELLPVHQFAHEDHLVRRGLRNYWGYNSIGYFAPHAGYAATGTRGQQVGEFQRMVRALHDAGIEVILDVVYNHTAEAGELGPTLSLRGIDNRGYYRLQGDARRYADYTGCGNTLHVVQPNVLRLITDSLRYWVTEMGVDGFRFDLAAALARSLHDVDMLSPFLAVIAQDPVLRRVKLIAEPWDVGSGGYQVGAFPPLWTEWNDRYRDTVRDFWRGGAQDVRDLGYRLSGSSDLYAWGGRRPYASVNFITAHDGFTLRDLVTYEHKHNEANGEDNRDGTHDNRSWNCGAEGETDDPGVTALRRRQLRNLLTTLLLSTGVPMLVAGDELGRTQHGNNNAYCQDGPTSWLDWSLLDDPHWRALAALTARLIALRRAHPVLRRRAFFSGRPQRHGGLRDLAWFGTDGTEMTEPDWYAPGATLAMYLSGNDIPQRDDRGIRIVDDSFLAVLHAGAQPRAVTLPGPPWAGAYELVVDTSAEGADADGATDGGARTAVRYAAGGEVAVPGRTVLLFRVVPA, from the coding sequence GTGTCCAGCGCACCCGAGCAGGAGGCGGTGGCGGGGGAACCTCTCACCGCGCCCGCGGACGTCCGCCCCGGCAGCCCGACGCCCCTCGGGGCCCGCTGCCGCACCGGGCCGGACGGCGTCGCGGGCACCAACTTCGCCTTGTGGGCGGGCGGCGCCGAGGCCGTCGAGCTCTGCCTCTTCGACGACGAAGGGCAGGAGACCCGCCACCCCCTCACCGAGCTGACCCACGAGATCTGGCACGGCTTCCTGCCCGGCGCCCGCCCGGGGCAGCGCTACGGCTACCGGGTGCACGGCCGCTGGGACCCCTGGACGGGCGCCCGCTGGAATCCGGCCAAGCTGCTGCTCGACCCGTACGCCCGCGCGGTGGACGGCGACTTCGGCACGTACACGGAAGCGGGCCCCGGAGGGCCCGCGCTGCCCGCCCAGCTCTACGGGCACGCCCGGGACTGGCCGCAGCAGCAGTACGCCGACACGGTGCGCGACGACCGCGACTCGGCGCCGTACGTCCCGAAGGGGGTGGTGGTCGCCGACGGCGAGGGCGGGGACGCGTGGCGGGACGACCGGCGGCCCAAGACGCCCTGGCCGGACTCCGTCCTCTACGAGCTGCACGTCCGGGGCTTCACGATGCGTCACCCCGGCATCCCGGAGGAGCTGCGCGGCACCTACGCGGGGCTGGCGCACCCGGCCGCGCTGGACCATCTGACCCGGCTCGGCGTCACCGCCGTCGAGCTGCTGCCGGTCCACCAGTTCGCGCACGAGGACCATCTGGTGCGCCGGGGGCTGCGCAACTACTGGGGCTACAACTCCATCGGCTACTTCGCGCCGCACGCGGGGTACGCCGCCACCGGTACCCGGGGCCAGCAGGTCGGCGAGTTCCAGCGGATGGTGCGGGCGCTGCACGACGCCGGTATCGAGGTGATCCTGGACGTCGTCTACAACCACACCGCGGAGGCCGGCGAACTGGGCCCGACGCTCTCCCTCCGGGGCATCGACAACCGCGGCTACTACCGCCTCCAGGGCGACGCCCGCCGCTACGCCGACTACACCGGCTGCGGCAACACCCTGCACGTCGTGCAGCCCAACGTGCTGCGGCTGATCACCGACTCGCTGCGCTACTGGGTCACCGAGATGGGGGTGGACGGCTTCCGCTTCGACCTGGCGGCGGCGCTGGCCCGCTCCCTGCACGACGTCGACATGCTCTCGCCGTTCCTCGCGGTGATCGCCCAGGACCCGGTGCTGCGCCGGGTCAAGCTGATCGCCGAGCCCTGGGACGTGGGCTCCGGCGGCTATCAGGTGGGCGCGTTCCCGCCCCTGTGGACGGAGTGGAACGACCGCTACCGCGACACCGTCCGCGACTTCTGGCGCGGCGGCGCGCAGGACGTCCGTGACCTGGGCTACCGGCTCTCCGGGTCGAGCGACCTGTACGCCTGGGGCGGCCGGCGCCCGTACGCCTCGGTCAACTTCATCACCGCGCACGACGGCTTCACCCTGCGCGACCTGGTCACCTACGAGCACAAGCACAACGAGGCCAACGGCGAGGACAACCGGGACGGCACCCACGACAACAGGTCCTGGAACTGCGGCGCCGAGGGCGAGACCGACGACCCCGGCGTCACCGCGCTGCGCCGCCGCCAGCTGCGCAACCTGCTGACCACCCTGCTGCTGTCGACCGGGGTCCCGATGCTGGTCGCCGGTGACGAGCTGGGCCGCACCCAGCACGGCAACAACAACGCCTACTGCCAGGACGGCCCCACCAGTTGGCTGGACTGGTCGCTCCTCGACGACCCCCACTGGCGGGCGCTCGCCGCCCTCACCGCCCGGCTGATCGCGCTGCGCCGCGCCCATCCGGTGCTCCGCCGCCGGGCGTTCTTCTCCGGCCGGCCGCAGCGGCACGGCGGGCTGCGCGATCTGGCGTGGTTCGGCACGGACGGCACGGAGATGACCGAGCCGGACTGGTACGCGCCGGGCGCCACCCTGGCCATGTACCTGTCCGGCAACGACATCCCGCAGCGCGACGACCGCGGTATCCGGATCGTCGACGACAGCTTCCTCGCCGTACTGCACGCCGGCGCGCAGCCGCGGGCGGTGACGCTGCCGGGGCCGCCGTGGGCGGGTGCGTACGAGCTGGTCGTGGACACCTCGGCCGAGGGGGCGGACGCCGACGGTGCGACGGACGGCGGGGCGCGGACGGCCGTGCGGTACGCGGCGGGGGGCGAGGTGGCGGTGCCCGGGCGGACGGTGCTGCTGTTCCGGGTGGTGCCGGCGTAG
- a CDS encoding ABC transporter ATP-binding protein, with protein MALTTHPTPRTDPADPAEPVQLSAVRSLLRLWPFVRPVRARLFTAAFVAVVASCIGVVIPLVLKWLVDGPVVTGDTGGVWWGGGFLLLLGLAEAGLFGLRRWLVARPTAGVEAAMREALYRRVQRLPVAFHDRWASGQLLSRATTDLTVLRLFLVFPLTFLVVNGTTIAVGCAILLAQRWSLGLVLLAPMLPLMVMCSVFQAKYAQAARRAQDQVGDLTTVVEESVLGIRIIKGFGRHRSQARAFKELTRSVRTTELRKARLLSVIWGFNTLLPELAVGTALVLGAVQVADGRLSAGTLVAFLSTALALRWPVGSIGFLLAMSSAAATAADRYFEVMDEPLPDDPAAPDRAVDRAVDGTAGRAAEGAADGDGPRAADVAGGGPADCAPPVGGLVFEAVEFRYPDAPPGTPATLRGVDLRIRPGETMALVGATGSGKTTLTALVPRLYDPTAGRITLDGRDLATLGRDEARAMVAVAFEEPTLFSATVAENVLMGASGTPDAKDAQHGQDGRHGQDGHGERDAPADRTGLATARRTDHHAALRRALEVAQADDFVAALPQGAATEVGEQGLSLSGGQRQRLALARAVVGRPRFLILDDPLSALDVHTEALVEAALRKVLAGTTALVVAHRPSTVLLADRVALLSGGRIAAVGTHHQLLRDSPEYAALMSGAAEPEDGGPARDGGPVTGAGRGTTRTDRSGPREGESAR; from the coding sequence ATGGCACTCACCACGCACCCGACGCCCCGGACCGACCCGGCGGACCCGGCCGAGCCGGTCCAACTCTCCGCCGTGCGCTCGCTGTTGCGCCTCTGGCCGTTCGTGCGGCCGGTGCGGGCGCGGCTGTTCACCGCCGCGTTCGTGGCGGTGGTCGCGTCGTGCATCGGCGTGGTCATCCCGCTGGTCCTCAAGTGGCTGGTGGACGGGCCGGTGGTGACCGGCGACACCGGAGGGGTGTGGTGGGGCGGCGGCTTCCTGCTGCTGCTCGGGCTCGCCGAGGCGGGCCTGTTCGGGCTGCGGCGGTGGCTGGTGGCGCGGCCGACGGCCGGGGTGGAGGCCGCGATGCGCGAGGCGCTCTACCGCCGTGTGCAGCGGCTGCCGGTCGCCTTCCACGACCGCTGGGCATCGGGGCAGTTGCTCTCCCGGGCCACGACGGATCTCACGGTGCTGCGCCTGTTCCTGGTCTTCCCGCTGACGTTCCTGGTGGTCAACGGCACGACGATCGCGGTGGGTTGTGCGATCCTGCTGGCCCAGCGCTGGTCGCTCGGGCTGGTGCTGCTGGCGCCGATGCTGCCGCTGATGGTGATGTGCTCGGTCTTCCAGGCCAAGTACGCGCAGGCCGCGCGCCGGGCGCAGGACCAGGTGGGCGATCTGACGACGGTCGTCGAGGAGTCGGTCCTCGGCATCCGGATCATCAAGGGGTTCGGCCGCCACCGCAGCCAGGCCCGCGCCTTCAAGGAGCTGACCCGGTCGGTCCGGACGACCGAACTGCGCAAGGCCCGGCTGCTGTCCGTCATCTGGGGCTTCAACACCCTCCTCCCGGAGCTCGCGGTGGGCACCGCGCTGGTGCTGGGGGCGGTCCAGGTGGCCGACGGCCGGCTGTCCGCGGGGACGCTCGTCGCCTTCCTGTCCACGGCGCTGGCGCTGCGCTGGCCGGTGGGTTCGATCGGCTTCCTGCTGGCGATGAGCAGTGCGGCGGCGACCGCGGCCGACCGCTATTTCGAGGTGATGGACGAGCCCCTGCCGGACGACCCGGCAGCACCGGACCGGGCAGTGGACCGGGCAGTGGACGGGACGGCGGGCCGGGCAGCGGAGGGGGCGGCAGACGGGGACGGGCCGCGCGCCGCGGACGTCGCCGGCGGCGGCCCGGCCGACTGTGCGCCGCCCGTCGGCGGCCTGGTCTTCGAAGCGGTCGAGTTCCGGTACCCGGACGCGCCGCCGGGCACCCCGGCCACCCTCCGAGGCGTCGACCTGCGCATCCGGCCCGGGGAGACGATGGCGCTGGTCGGGGCGACCGGCAGCGGGAAGACCACACTGACGGCGCTGGTGCCGCGGCTGTACGACCCCACGGCGGGCCGGATCACCCTGGACGGCCGCGATCTGGCCACGCTCGGCCGGGACGAGGCGCGGGCGATGGTGGCGGTGGCGTTCGAAGAGCCCACCCTGTTCTCGGCGACCGTGGCGGAGAACGTCCTCATGGGCGCGTCGGGCACCCCGGACGCCAAGGACGCGCAGCACGGCCAGGACGGCCGGCACGGCCAGGACGGCCACGGCGAGCGCGACGCCCCTGCCGACCGCACCGGCCTCGCCACCGCCCGGAGGACGGACCACCACGCAGCCCTGCGGCGGGCGTTGGAGGTGGCGCAGGCCGACGATTTCGTGGCTGCGCTCCCCCAGGGCGCCGCCACCGAGGTCGGCGAGCAGGGGCTGAGCCTGTCCGGAGGGCAGCGGCAGCGGCTGGCCCTGGCCCGCGCCGTGGTCGGCCGGCCGCGCTTCCTGATCCTCGACGACCCGCTCTCCGCCCTCGACGTCCATACCGAGGCCCTGGTGGAGGCGGCGCTGCGGAAGGTCCTGGCGGGCACCACCGCGCTGGTCGTCGCCCACCGCCCGTCCACGGTCCTGCTCGCCGACCGGGTGGCTCTGCTGTCGGGCGGCCGGATAGCCGCGGTCGGCACCCACCACCAACTCCTTCGGGACAGCCCGGAGTACGCCGCGCTGATGTCCGGTGCGGCGGAGCCCGAGGACGGCGGTCCCGCCCGGGACGGCGGCCCGGTCACCGGAGCCGGCCGCGGCACCACCCGTACCGACCGCAGCGGACCGCGCGAGGGGGAGAGCGCCCGATGA
- a CDS encoding ABC transporter ATP-binding protein: MTTTATGLPADDPDSSGERDDAPSGRRPREAAPDAFAADRLPTPKGASRALLRSLLAPHRGRVRAAALVLLLQQVALQTGPLLVAYALDRAVPALRAGDHGPLIAVAVVAALCATAAGGLQCAFVRLSARASQDVLVELRDRIFRHAQALSLDFHERYTSGRLISRATTDVESLRELLDEGLQELVTVALSTVYITVTLLWLDWGFGAAALVSAVPLALLVRSFQRRSKRAYEKRSTAVAAVIVRFAETLNGIRPVQAFRRERANDAAFARLNDRHLRINGDAILEMARYTVGSRAVANIAIAAIVLWGAYRVATGTLVLGVLAASVLYLRRLYDPIDRLGMFLNDYQSAAASLEKIAGLLAQRPTVPEPAAPRALPAAAPARPGREVAFHGVRFAYRTGAEVLPRFDLALAPGTTVAVVGATGAGKSTLAKLLARFYDPTQGRVLLDGVDLRELAGAELRREVVMVTQEAFLFSGTVADNITVGRPDATRGEVERAAKAIGAHDFIAALPDGYDTDVRKRGGRISAGQRQLVGFARALLADPSVLILDEATSSLDIPGERAVQRAMATVLRARTALVIAHRLSTVEIADRVLVMAGGRIVEDGSPAELAAAGGRFAQLHRAWRESVG, encoded by the coding sequence ATGACGACCACGGCGACCGGCCTGCCGGCCGACGACCCGGACAGCAGCGGCGAACGGGACGACGCCCCCTCCGGGCGGCGCCCCCGGGAGGCCGCCCCCGACGCCTTCGCGGCCGACCGGCTGCCCACCCCCAAGGGCGCCTCGCGCGCACTGCTGCGGTCCTTACTGGCGCCGCACCGCGGGCGCGTCCGGGCCGCCGCCCTCGTGCTGCTGCTCCAGCAGGTCGCCCTGCAGACCGGACCGCTGCTGGTCGCCTACGCCCTCGACCGCGCGGTGCCGGCGCTGCGGGCGGGCGACCACGGTCCGCTGATCGCGGTGGCGGTGGTGGCGGCGCTGTGCGCCACGGCGGCCGGCGGGCTGCAGTGCGCCTTCGTCCGGCTCTCCGCCCGGGCCAGCCAGGACGTGCTGGTCGAGCTGCGCGACCGGATCTTCCGGCACGCGCAGGCGCTCAGCCTGGATTTCCACGAGCGCTACACCTCCGGCCGGCTGATCTCCCGGGCCACCACCGACGTGGAGTCGCTGCGCGAACTCCTCGACGAGGGCCTCCAGGAGCTGGTCACGGTCGCCCTCTCGACGGTCTACATCACCGTGACCCTCCTCTGGCTGGACTGGGGGTTCGGCGCCGCCGCCCTGGTCTCCGCGGTGCCGCTGGCGCTCCTCGTCCGCTCCTTCCAGCGCCGCTCGAAGCGCGCGTACGAGAAGCGGTCCACCGCCGTCGCGGCCGTCATCGTCCGCTTCGCGGAGACCCTCAACGGCATCCGCCCGGTGCAGGCGTTCCGCCGCGAGCGGGCCAACGACGCGGCCTTCGCCCGGCTGAACGACCGCCATCTGCGGATCAACGGCGACGCGATACTGGAGATGGCGCGCTATACCGTCGGCTCCCGGGCGGTGGCCAACATCGCGATCGCCGCGATCGTCCTGTGGGGCGCCTACCGCGTCGCCACCGGCACTCTCGTCCTCGGTGTGCTGGCCGCCTCGGTGCTGTATCTGCGCCGGCTGTACGACCCCATCGACCGCCTCGGGATGTTCCTCAACGACTACCAGTCGGCGGCGGCTTCGCTGGAGAAGATCGCCGGGCTGCTCGCCCAGCGGCCGACCGTGCCCGAGCCCGCCGCACCGCGTGCGCTGCCGGCCGCGGCGCCCGCCCGGCCCGGCCGCGAAGTGGCCTTCCACGGTGTCCGGTTCGCGTACCGGACGGGTGCCGAGGTGCTGCCGCGCTTCGACCTCGCGCTCGCGCCGGGCACGACCGTGGCGGTGGTCGGCGCCACCGGCGCCGGCAAGTCCACCCTGGCCAAGCTGCTGGCCCGCTTCTACGACCCCACCCAGGGCCGGGTCCTGCTGGACGGCGTCGACCTGCGCGAACTGGCCGGCGCCGAGCTGCGCCGGGAGGTCGTCATGGTCACCCAGGAGGCGTTCCTGTTCTCCGGTACGGTCGCCGACAACATCACCGTCGGCCGTCCGGACGCCACCCGCGGGGAGGTGGAGCGGGCCGCGAAGGCGATCGGCGCCCATGACTTCATCGCCGCCCTCCCGGACGGCTACGACACCGACGTCCGCAAGCGCGGCGGCCGGATCTCCGCGGGCCAGCGGCAGTTGGTCGGCTTCGCCCGCGCGCTGCTCGCCGACCCGTCCGTCCTCATCCTGGACGAGGCGACCAGCTCGCTGGACATCCCGGGCGAGCGCGCGGTGCAGCGCGCCATGGCCACGGTGCTGCGCGCCCGTACGGCCCTGGTGATCGCCCACCGGCTGTCGACGGTGGAGATCGCCGACCGGGTGCTGGTGATGGCCGGCGGCCGGATCGTCGAGGACGGCAGCCCGGCCGAACTGGCCGCCGCCGGGGGCCGGTTCGCCCAGCTCCACCGGGCGTGGCGGGAGAGCGTCGGGTGA
- a CDS encoding M4 family metallopeptidase: MRRTPHAPTRPRRTTAACALVAATALLAVGAQAGAGAAEPRAAARPGTAHATPFAGALPAKLSPSQRAELIRKATATTAATARQLRLGAQEKLVVKDVEKDADGTLHTRYERTYQGLPVLGGDLVVHQARSGALKGVTRAVRARLTLAGTTARITPAAAAAKAVKAAQARGSKRTAAAKAPRKVVWAADGTPRLAYETVVGGLQDDGTPNQLHVVTDATTGARIFAYQGIENGIGNSEYSGQVTIGTSGSSPSFTMTDATRGNHKTYDLNHGSSGTGSLLTNSTDTWGDGTPQNAETAAVDAAYGAQETWDYYKDVHGRTGIRGDGVGAYSRVHYGDSYVNAFWDDGCFCMTYGDGQGNQKPLTELDVAGHEMTHGVTAATAALNYSGESGGLNEATSDIFGTSVAFYANNPADPGSYLIGKKIDINGDGTPLRYMDKPSKDGSSADYWSSDVGNLDVHYSSGVANHYFYLLSEGSGPKDINGVHYDSPTSDNLPVPGIGRANAEQVWFKALTQYMNANTDYAGARTATLQAAADLFGQGSATYNTVADTWAAVNVGSRVTDGGGTVFESTAKVAIPDAGAAVTSPISVKRSGNAPGTLKVGVDITHSYRGDLVIDLLAPDGTAYRLKNANSRDAAADVKATYTVNASAKPARGTWKLRVRDVYPGDTGTLNGWKLTF; the protein is encoded by the coding sequence GTGAGACGCACCCCCCATGCACCGACCCGCCCCAGACGCACCACCGCCGCCTGCGCGCTCGTCGCGGCCACCGCGCTGCTGGCCGTCGGCGCACAGGCCGGCGCCGGAGCGGCCGAGCCGCGCGCCGCGGCCCGTCCCGGCACGGCGCACGCCACGCCGTTCGCCGGCGCGCTGCCGGCCAAGCTCTCCCCGTCCCAGCGTGCGGAGCTGATACGGAAGGCCACCGCCACCACCGCGGCCACCGCCCGGCAACTGCGGCTCGGTGCCCAGGAGAAGCTGGTCGTCAAGGACGTCGAGAAGGACGCCGACGGCACCCTGCACACCCGCTACGAGCGCACCTACCAGGGCCTGCCGGTCCTCGGCGGCGACCTCGTGGTGCACCAGGCCAGGAGCGGTGCGCTCAAGGGCGTCACCAGGGCCGTCCGCGCACGGCTCACGCTGGCGGGCACCACCGCCAGGATCACACCGGCCGCCGCCGCGGCGAAGGCCGTCAAGGCGGCCCAGGCCCGCGGCTCGAAGCGGACGGCGGCGGCGAAGGCGCCGCGCAAGGTGGTCTGGGCGGCCGACGGCACCCCGCGGCTGGCGTACGAGACGGTGGTCGGCGGCCTCCAGGACGACGGCACCCCCAACCAGCTGCACGTCGTCACCGACGCCACCACCGGCGCCAGGATCTTCGCGTACCAGGGCATCGAGAACGGCATCGGCAACAGCGAGTACAGCGGCCAGGTCACCATCGGGACGTCCGGCTCGTCGCCGAGCTTCACGATGACCGACGCCACCCGCGGCAACCACAAGACCTACGACCTCAACCACGGCTCGTCCGGGACCGGTTCGCTGCTCACCAACTCCACCGACACCTGGGGCGACGGCACCCCGCAGAACGCCGAGACCGCCGCGGTCGACGCCGCCTACGGTGCCCAGGAGACCTGGGACTACTACAAGGACGTGCACGGCCGCACCGGCATCCGGGGCGACGGCGTCGGCGCCTACTCCCGCGTCCACTACGGCGACAGCTACGTCAACGCCTTCTGGGACGACGGCTGCTTCTGCATGACGTACGGCGACGGCCAGGGCAACCAGAAGCCGCTGACCGAGCTGGACGTGGCCGGCCACGAGATGACGCACGGCGTCACCGCGGCCACCGCGGCCCTGAACTACAGCGGCGAGTCCGGCGGTCTCAACGAGGCGACCTCGGACATCTTCGGCACCTCCGTCGCGTTCTACGCCAACAACCCCGCCGACCCGGGCAGCTATCTCATCGGCAAGAAGATCGACATCAACGGCGACGGCACCCCGCTGCGCTACATGGACAAGCCGTCCAAGGACGGCTCCTCGGCCGACTACTGGTCGAGCGACGTCGGCAACCTCGACGTCCACTACTCCTCCGGCGTCGCCAACCACTACTTCTACCTGCTGTCCGAGGGCAGCGGCCCCAAGGACATCAACGGCGTCCACTACGACAGCCCGACCTCCGACAACCTGCCGGTCCCGGGCATCGGCCGGGCCAACGCGGAGCAGGTGTGGTTCAAGGCGCTCACCCAGTACATGAACGCCAACACCGACTACGCGGGCGCCCGCACCGCCACCCTCCAGGCCGCGGCCGACCTCTTCGGCCAGGGCAGCGCCACGTACAACACGGTCGCCGACACCTGGGCCGCGGTCAACGTCGGCTCCCGCGTCACGGACGGCGGCGGCACGGTCTTCGAGAGCACCGCAAAGGTGGCGATCCCGGACGCGGGTGCGGCGGTCACCTCGCCGATCTCCGTCAAGCGCAGTGGCAACGCCCCCGGCACCCTGAAGGTCGGGGTGGACATCACCCACTCCTACCGAGGCGACCTGGTGATCGACCTGCTCGCCCCGGACGGCACGGCCTACCGGCTGAAGAACGCGAACTCCCGTGACGCGGCCGCCGATGTGAAGGCGACCTACACCGTCAACGCCTCCGCGAAGCCGGCGCGCGGCACCTGGAAGCTGCGGGTCCGGGACGTCTACCCCGGCGACACCGGCACCCTCAACGGCTGGAAGTTGACGTTCTGA
- a CDS encoding M4 family metallopeptidase produces MTPRISRKTRVAGTAFAAAALLAAGITAGTAGASPAPTASAQGGSPLKLSGSHRAELLRDAGAARAQTAKALGLGSQEQLVARDVIKDADGTTHTRYDRTYAGLPVLGGDLVVHTAKGGAIKSTTKAAKSAIAVPSTTAKIAPKAAALAAESTATKTIGAKKADAQTPRKVIWAAKGTPVLAYETVVGGLQKDGTPNELHVITDANTGKKLFQYQGIENGVGNSEYAGKVDVASKKGGNGYELTDDSRGGHQTFDLGGSESGNGKLFTNSTDTWGDGKPENPQTAAVDAAYGAQETWDYYKNVHGRSGIKGDGKGATSRVHYGQNYVNAFWDDGCFCMTYGDGQGNKKPLTALDVAGHEMSHGVTAATAKLEYSGESGGLNEATSDIFGASVAFYAKNPAEPGSYFIGKKIDINGDGKPLRYMDKPSKDGQSLDNWSADAGNVDVHYSSGIANHFFYLLSEGSGPKDANGDHYDSPTADGSKVTGIGRDKAEKIWFKALTAYMTSTTDYKAAREATVKAATDLYGADSAEVKGVESAWTGVNVK; encoded by the coding sequence GTGACCCCCCGCATATCCCGTAAGACCCGTGTGGCCGGTACCGCCTTCGCGGCGGCGGCCCTGCTCGCCGCCGGCATCACCGCCGGTACCGCCGGAGCCTCCCCCGCCCCCACCGCCTCCGCCCAGGGCGGCTCCCCGCTCAAGCTGAGCGGCTCGCACCGCGCGGAACTGCTCCGCGACGCCGGTGCCGCCCGCGCGCAGACCGCGAAGGCGCTCGGCCTCGGCTCCCAGGAGCAGCTGGTCGCCAGGGACGTCATCAAGGACGCCGACGGCACCACGCACACCCGCTACGACCGCACCTACGCCGGACTGCCGGTGCTGGGCGGCGACTTGGTGGTGCACACCGCCAAGGGCGGCGCGATCAAGAGCACCACCAAGGCGGCGAAGTCCGCCATCGCGGTGCCCTCCACCACGGCGAAGATCGCCCCCAAGGCGGCCGCGCTGGCCGCCGAGTCGACCGCCACCAAGACCATCGGCGCCAAGAAGGCCGACGCGCAGACGCCGCGCAAGGTGATCTGGGCCGCCAAGGGCACCCCGGTGCTGGCGTACGAGACCGTGGTCGGCGGCCTCCAGAAGGACGGCACCCCCAACGAGCTGCACGTCATCACCGACGCGAACACCGGCAAGAAGCTCTTCCAGTACCAGGGCATCGAGAACGGCGTCGGCAACAGCGAGTACGCCGGCAAGGTCGACGTCGCCAGCAAGAAGGGCGGCAACGGCTACGAGCTGACCGACGACAGCCGCGGCGGCCACCAGACGTTCGACCTCGGCGGCAGCGAGAGCGGCAACGGCAAGCTCTTCACCAACTCCACCGACACGTGGGGCGACGGCAAGCCGGAGAACCCGCAGACCGCCGCCGTCGACGCCGCCTACGGCGCCCAGGAGACCTGGGACTACTACAAGAACGTGCACGGCCGCAGCGGCATCAAGGGCGACGGCAAGGGCGCGACCTCCCGCGTCCACTACGGCCAGAACTACGTCAACGCCTTCTGGGACGACGGCTGCTTCTGCATGACGTACGGCGACGGCCAGGGCAACAAGAAGCCGCTGACCGCGCTGGACGTGGCCGGCCACGAGATGTCGCACGGCGTCACCGCGGCCACCGCGAAGCTGGAGTACAGCGGCGAGTCCGGCGGCCTGAACGAGGCCACCTCGGACATCTTCGGCGCCTCCGTCGCGTTCTACGCCAAGAACCCCGCCGAGCCGGGCAGCTACTTCATCGGCAAGAAGATCGACATCAACGGCGACGGCAAGCCGCTGCGCTACATGGACAAGCCCAGCAAGGACGGCCAGTCGCTGGACAACTGGAGCGCCGACGCCGGCAACGTCGACGTCCACTACTCCTCCGGCATCGCCAACCACTTCTTCTACCTGCTGTCCGAGGGCAGCGGCCCGAAGGACGCCAACGGCGACCACTACGACAGCCCGACCGCCGACGGCTCCAAGGTCACCGGCATCGGCCGGGACAAGGCCGAGAAGATCTGGTTCAAGGCGCTGACCGCCTACATGACCTCGACCACCGACTACAAGGCCGCCCGCGAGGCGACCGTCAAGGCCGCCACCGACCTCTACGGTGCGGACAGCGCCGAGGTCAAGGGCGTCGAGTCGGCCTGGACCGGCGTCAACGTCAAGTGA